The genomic interval GGGCTACCAGCGGTACGACTGGGCCCGCGGCATCGTGGTCCGCGACCCCGCGCCGCGCTACCTGGACGCGCCGGTACTGATGAACGACGCGCTGCGGGTCGGCGACGTGACGGTCGACGGCGAGAATCCCCGGGCGGCGCGGGTCCGGGCCGTTCTCGACGCCGACGGCCCGCTCGCCGGGCTGGGGATCCGGTGGGTGCTGATCCGGCGCGAACCCGGCGTCGAGTGGCCCGCGACGGCCCTCGCCGGCCTGCGTCCGGTGCACACCGGCCCGCACCTCGAGCTGTGGGAAAACCCGGCTGCCGTCCCGCCGCCGCCCGCCGCCGGACGCTGGCCCGTGGCCGCCGCGCACCTGCTCGCCGCGGCGGTCGTGGTTCTCGCTCTCCTGGCGCTACTGCTCAATCGGCGTAGATCGTGGTATGGTCCGCGCACTTGCGAACCCGGGGAGGTAGAGCCATGGCCAAGCTGGCCACGTTCGCCGTCGCTGCCGTCCTCGGCGCGGCACTGGGATTCATCAGCCTCCTCGCGACGGTCGGAGCGGTGAGTCCGTCCGCCGACCACGTCGCCGAGGAGACCGCCGACACCGCTGTCAGCAACGTCTACGGCACCCGCTGATCCGCTAGCTCCGACGTGGCTGCCGGCAACTGCCCGGCAACCACCTCCGCGAATGCCGCCCCCGACACCGACCAGGTGAAGCGGCGCGCATAGGCCGCCGCCGCCGTGCCCATCTCCGCGCGCCGGTCCGGATCCAACAGCAACGCCCGGACCGCGTGAAAGAACTGGGCCTCGTCGTTCACCAGGATGCCGGTCTGCCCGTCGGCCATCGCCTCGGCGACGCCGCCGGCGGCGCGGAACGCGACGGACGGAGTGCCCCGGGCGCCGGCCTCCACGATCGTCAGCCCCCAACCCTCCTTGAGCGACGGCAGCAGCGACACCCACGAGCGGCACAGCAGCTCGTGCTTCTGACCCTCGGGGACAAAGCCGGTGAACCGGACGCGCTCGGTGATGTCGAGGTCGGCGGCGAGCTGCCGCAGCGGCTCGTTCCACCAGCCCTGACCGGCCACCACCAGCTCCAGCCCTGGCAGCTCCGCCGCGAGCAGCGCGGTGGCGCGCAGCGCCAGCTCCACCCGCTTGTGCGGAACGAGCCGGCCGAGCACCACCAGGCTCGGGTGGGCGGTACGCGGCACCGGCGGGCCGACGACGTCCGGCGTTCCGTTGTGGATGACCGCGACGCGGCCCGGGTCCACGCCGAGCCCGGCCAGTTCCCGGCGGGTCGACTCGGACACGGTGACGTACCGGCAGGTCCGGTAGACCCGTACCGCCAGCCGGGACTCGATCCACCAGCCGATCCGGGCCACCCGGGGGCCGAAGACCACCGGCCACTGCTCACGGTGCACGTGGTGGACCAGCACGATGACCGGGCGGCGGGCGTAGACCCGGCTGAGGAACGGCATGCCGTTGCACACGTCGACGATCACGTCCGGCCGGCCGAGCCGCCGCCGGGCGAGCGGGCCGATGCCGATGGTGCCCGCCAGGTAGATCAGGGCCGCGTACAGGTAGACCGTGTGGCGGCCACCGCGGCGTAGGATGTGGGCCCCCTCGGCCATCGCCTCCAACGCGGGGCCGTTCTCGTGCGACTGGCAGAACAGGGTCACCCGGTAACCGCGCGCGGCCAGCTCGGCTGCGACCCGTTCGAGGAAGACCTCCGAACCGCCGCCCTCTGGATGGCGGGTGTCCCGCCAGCTCAGGAAGAGGACGTGCGGACCGGAGGTCATGGCCTACTCATCCACCCCTACTAGCGAGTACGGTTCGCGGTTGGGTCACACTAGGGCGCTCTGCAGACATCCGCAACGGTGACGTCACTGAGGAGGACGCGTGGCGAACGGCGGCCTGCGGACCCGGCCGGAGTTCTGGCCGGTCCTGCTCCTGAGCGGCGCGCTGGTCGCGGTGCTCGGCGGTTGGGGTGCGAGCACATATCTGGAGCGGACCCGGCAGGAACCGCCCTGCGCGAAACGGACCACCCTCCGGATCGCGGTGGCGCCGAGCGTCGAGCCGCCCGCCCGACAGGTCGCGCGCGACCTGGTCGCCCGGGAACGCTGCCTCGACGTCCTGGTGCAGCCACGCGAGTCCGCGGACGTGCTGCGCGACCTCACGACGCGGGCGGCCGACGCTGCCGTACCCGGCACACCGACGAACCCGCCGCCCAGCACGGCCACGGCGACGGCCACCGCTCCCCCCGACGCCTGGTTGCCGGAGTCGACCCTGTGGCTGCGCCGGGCGCGCGCCGCCGGGGCCTTCCAGGTGCCGGCAGAGGGCGTCTCCGTGGCGAGTACCCCGGTCGTGCTGTCGCTCGACGTGCGGTCCCACGCGCGGCTCAGCCGCGACCGTACCCTCGGCTGGGCCACGCTGGTCGCCGCCGAACGACCACCGCTGCCCGTCGCGCTGCCCGACCCGACGGCCAGCCCGCTCGGCTTCGGCGCGCTGGTGGCCGTCCGGGCGCTCGCCGACACCGCCCAACCGTCCGCCGGCGCGGCGGCGATCATGCGTCGACTGGCGGCCCGTACCGTGCCGTTCCCCGGTGCGCACCCCGTGCCCACCGGCCCCGGTGCGGCCGAATCCGCTGTCGTCAGCACCGAGCAGGACGTCCTGCTGGCCGCCGTCGAGGGCGGCACGCGCCAGGTCGCCGTCTACCCGCCTCGGCCCGTGCCCGGCCCGGACTACCCGTACGCGATCCTCACCGCCGGTGCGGCCCGCGAGGGCGCCGCCGCCTTCCTGCGCGGGATGCTCGCCGCCGAGGGTGCGGCGGCGGTGACCGGCCACGGCCTGCGTACCCCGAGCGGCGGGCCGCCGGCCGGCATCACCGCAGGCAACGGGATCCGCACCGGGACGTACCCGCCGGTGCCCCTGCCCGCCGAGGCGGACGCGACCGCGCTGATCAACGCGTGGGGCGGGGTGCACATCAGCGCCCGGATGCTGGCGGTCCTGGACATCTCCGGTTCGATGGCCGCACGGTTGCCGGGTTCGGCGGAGACCCGGATCTCCGCCACGATCAAGGCCGCCCAGGACGGTGCTGAACTGCTTCTCGGCACCACCGAACTCGGCGTCTGGGAGTTCTCCACCAACCTGGACGGCGAGCGTGACTACCGCGAGGTGATACCGGTGGGTCCGGTCGGCCCGCGCCGCGCGGAGATCGCGAAGGCGCTCGACCGGGTACGCGTCAAGCCGAACGGCGCGACCGGACTCTACGACACGACTCTCGCCGCGTACCGCGACGCGACCCGGAACTGGACCGCCGGGCGGATCAACATGGTGCTGGTCCTGACCGACGGCAAGGACGACAACGCGAGCGGGATCAGCCGCGCCAAGCTGCTGGACGAGCTGGCCAGGTTGCGCGACAAGCGCCGTCCCCTGCCGATCCTGTTCATCGGCGTCGGCCCGGAGATCGATCCGGACGAACTCCGACAGATCGCCCGCGCCACGGGTGGCCGGGTGGCACTGACCCCGCGACCGTCCGGCATCCAGCAGATCTTCTTCTCCGCGCTGGCCGAGTTCAGCTGCCTGCCGCCGAAGTGCCGCCGATGACGGCCAGCACGCGGGACCGCGTCTCCCGGCCGACCCCGGCCCGACCGGCAGACGCGACCGGCGGGGCCGATCCGGTGGGCCGTCGCCGGCGGCGTCTCGCGACCTCGGCGGGCGCGCTCCTCCTCGTGGTGCTCGCCGTGGTGCAGCGCCCCGGCCGGACCACCTTCGACACCAAGCTGGACCTGGCCGTCGACCCGATCGGGTTCATGGCCCGGGCGCTGCACCTGTGGAACCCGGAGGCGGCCTCGGGGGAGCTGCAGCAGCAGGCGTACGGCTACCTGTTCCCGATGGGCCCGTTCTTCGCCGCCGGTGACCTGCTCGGCCTGCCCCCGTGGGTGACCCAGCGAGCCTGGAGCGCGCTCCTGCTCTGCGCCGGATACCTCGGCGTGGTGCTGCTCGCCCGGGCGCTGCGGATCGGTACGGAGCCCGGGCGGCTGCTGGCCGGGCTGGCCTACGCGCTCGCACCCCGGATGCTGACCGAGATCGGCCCCCTCTCCGCGGAGATGCTGCCGGTGGTCGCGCTGCCATGGGTGTTGCTGCCGTTGGTGGCGGTGCGCCGCATCGGCTCGGCCCGGCGTGCGGCGGCCCTCTCCGGGCTGGCCGTGCTCTTCATGGGCGGAATCAACGCCGCCGCCACCGTGATGGCGCTGGTGCTGCCCGTCCTCTGGCTGGCGACCCGGCGCTGGGACCGGCACCTGGCGGTGCTCGGCGCCTGGTGGTGCGTCTTCGTGGCGGGCGCGACCCTCTGGTGGGTGGTGCCGCTGCTGCTCTTCGGGCAGTACAGCCTGCCGTTCCTGGACTACATCGAGTCGTCTGTGACGACCACCGCGGTGACCTCGCTCTTCCAGGCCGTACGCGGCACCAACCAGTGGGTCGGCTACATCGTCCAGGGCGAACCGTGGTGGCCGGCCGGCTGGATGCTCGTCGACAACCCCGTACTGATGGTCACGACCGCGCTGGTCGCGTTGGTCGGCCTGGTCGGGCTCGCGCTGCGCGGCCTGCCCGAGCGCCGGTTCCTCGTCCTCGGCGTGCTGACCGGGCTGACCCTGCTGACCGTCGGCTACCTCGGCACCCTGGACAGCCCGTTCGCCCCGTTCGTCCGCGACCTGCTCGACGGGCCACTCGCGCCGCTGCGCAACGTGCACAAGTTCGAGCCGGTGCTGCGGCTGCCGCTGCTGCTCGGCCTCGCGCACGCGGCCAGCCGCCGGATCGCCCGACCCCGGGTACGGATCCCGGTGGCGCCGGTCGTGGCGGCCCTGCTGATCGTCGCGTCCGCGCCCGCCTGGTTGCTCATGCTGCGGCCGGGTCCGGGCTGGACGGACCTGCCCGGGCACTGGCGGCAGGCGGCCGACTGGCTCGCCGCCCAGGATTCCCGGGCGCGCACGCTGGTCGTCCCCGGATCAGGGTTCGCGCAGCACACCTGGGGCCGGACGGTCGACGAGCCGATCCAGCCGCTGGCCGGCGCCCCCTGGGCGACCCGGCACCAGATCCCGCTCGGCTCCGAGGGCAACATCCGGGTGATGGACACCGTCGAGGCGGTCCTCGCGCAGGGCCGTGGCTCACCGGCGCTCGCCGACTTCCTCGCCCGCTCCGGCTACCGCTACCTGCTGGTCCGGCACGACATCGACCGGGCGGCCAGCGGCGCCCCGCCGGTCGCGGTCATCCGGCAGGCGATCGCGAACTCCCCCGGGCTGCGGCGGGCCGCGTCGTTCGGTCCGACGGTGGGCGTCGACGATCCGCAACGCAGTCCCGTCGACGCGGCCGAGTCCGTACCGGTGATCGAGATCTTCGCCGTTGACCGTGCGGTCCCCACCGTGTCAGCGTCGGCCCGCGCCGACGTGCCGGTGGTCAGCGGCGGGCCGGAGTCGCTGCTCGGGGTGATCGAGCAGGGGCTGCTCGACCCCCGGCAGCCGGTCCTGCTGACCGGCGACGCGGAGTCCGCCGACGCGACCGGCCCGCGGATCGTCACCGACGGGCTGCGTCGACGCGAGCTGAACGTGGGCCGGATGCGTGACAACGTCAGCCACACCCTGACCGCCGACGAGGCGACCCAGCAGGGACGGCTCCGCAGCGACCTGCTGCCGTTCGCCCCCGCCGGGCATCAGACCGTTGCCGCGTACGAGGGCATCCGTTCGGTGGACGCGTCCAGCGGCGCCAGCTTCGCCGACTCGCTCGGCGGCACCGAGCCGTCCTACCTCCCGTTTGCGGCGCTCGACGGCGACCCCACCACCGCCTGGCGTTCCGACCCGTTCGAACCCGCCCCGGGCCAGTGGCTGGAGGTCACCCTGGACACGCCGCGCCGGGTCACCGAGGTGACCGTGGACTTCTCCGACGACCTGCGGGCGGCGCTCCCGGTCGGGCTGGTGCGGGTCGGCACCGACCAGGGCGAGGTCGACCGGGCGGTGCCGGACACCCCCGGGCCACACCGGCTCGAGACGCTCCCCGGCCTGACCACGACCGTACGGGTGACGGTGCTCGCCCTTCGCCAGGGCTACAGCGGCGGCCCGGTGGCACTGCGCGAGCTCGGCGTTCCGGGGCTGACGGCCCACCGTGCCCTGCGCGCGCCGGCCGACCTGAGCGGGGGGCCGGCACCGGCGTACGCGTTCGGCCGTGCCCCGCAGGAGCGCGGCGCCTGCTTCACCGGCTCGGCCGGCCTCCGCTGCGACCAGTTCCTGGCCCGCTCGGGCGAGGAACCGCTGGGCGTGGACCGGTTCTTCGCCACGCCGGTGCCAGCGAGGTACTCGCTGAGCCTGACCGCGCGACCGCGCGTGAACGGGTCGATGCCGGTGCGGCGCCCGGTGACCGCGTCGGCCTCGTCGGTGCTCGCCGGGGACGTCTCGGTCGGCGCGGGCGCGGCGGTGGACGGCGATCCGGCCACGGCGTGGCTCGCGGAGCCGGTCGACGAACGGCCGACGCTGCGCCTGCGCTGGAACGAGCGTCGGACGATCGACCGGCTGCGACTGGTCGCGCCGACGGCGCCGGTCTCCGCCGTGCCCCGGCAGGTCGTGCTGCGTACCGGGACCGGTGCGACCAGCGCGCCGGTCGGCGCGGACGGCTGGATCCGCTTCCCGAGGTCGACGACCGACCGGCTGGACGTCACGGTGACCGGGTTCGACGGCGCGGTGGCCGACTCCCGAGGCAGCGCGTGGCCGGCACCGGTCGGCGTCGCCGAGGTCGAGGTTCCCGCGCTCGCCGACCTCCTGGCGCCGGCCGATGCCGACCCACCGGTGTCGGTGCCGTGCGGCGACGGGCCGACGGTGACGCTCGACGGCGTCGGGTACCCGACGTCGGTCTCCGGCACCCTCGCCGACCTGCGCGCCGGCCGGTCGCTCGCGGTGACCGTCTGCGACGACTTCGCCAGCGAATGGGTGCAGCTCCCCGCCGGCGAACACCGCCTGCGTACGGCCCCGTCGGCCGAGTTCGTCGTGGACTCGGCGGCGCTCGTGCCGGCCGGGACCGGCCCGGCGGCGTCCACCCGGTCCCGCGACGTGCGGGTCGACAGGTGGAAGGCCACCGAACGGACGGTCACGATCGGCGCGGGCGAGGCGGCGCTGCTCGTCGTACCGGAGAACTTCAACGCCGGCTGGACCGCCACGCTGGGCGGAGAGCGGCTGCGGGCCGAACGGGTCGACGGCTGGCAGCAGGCGTTCGAGGTGCCGGCCGGTGCCGGTGGCACCGTGACGCTGAGCTTCGCCCCGGACCGGCCCTACCGGGTCGGGCTGGCGGCCGGCGCCGCCGCCGTGCTCCTCGTCGGACTCGCCGCGCTTCCGGTGGCCCGACGCCGCCGACCGGCCGACGGCCCGGCGACGGAACTGTCGTCGGGTGCCGGTGGCTGGTGGATCGTGGTGCCGCTGGTGGCGCTCGCGGTCGCCCTCGGCGGTGCGGCCGCGACCGCGCTGCTGCTCGCCGCCATGCTGGTACGCCTGCTGCGCCCGGGTGCACTGCCGGGGATAGCCCTGGTCGCCGGTACCGGCGGCATCGTGGCGGCCGTCCTCGGCCGCATGCTGGGGCACGGGCAGGAGTGGGTGCATGGTGCCGTGGTGCAGACGGCGATGCTCACGGCGGTGTGCGCCGTCGCGGCGACCGTGGCGCCGACCGTCGGCCGCCCGTCCAGGTCCGACACCGGCTCCGACACCGACACCGACACCGGCTCCGGCTCTGACACCGACACCGAACTGCGGCCGGAGCCCGGGCCGTCGCCGGACCCGGAGCAGCCGGAGCCGGAGCAGCCGGAGCCGTCGCCGGAGCAGCCGGACGAGCGGCCGGAGCGGCCGGAGCGGCCGGAGCGGCCGGACGAGCAGCGGCACCGGGCGACGCTCGGTCGGTCGATCGCGCTGTTCCGGGGGTTCCTGCACGAACAGTCCGACCCCGACCGGTTCTACTCGCTGCTCGCCGACGACTCCGTGCGCCAACTGAGGTCCTATGTGGACCTGGCTGGAGCGCGGGTCCTCGACGTGGGTGGCGGCCCCGGCTACTTCGCCACCGAATTCCGCAGGGCCGGCGCGGCGTACGTCGGGCTGGACCCGGCCGTCGGTGACTTCGCCGCGGCCGGTGCCGCCGTGTCGGGCATGGTGCGGGGCAGCGGGACCGCGCTGCCCGTGCGGTCCGGCGGGGTGCAGGTCTGCTACTCGTCCAATGTGCTCGAACACGTCGCCGAGCCCGAGGCGATGCTGGACGAGATGGTCCGGGTGACCCGGGCGGGCGGCACCGTTTTCGTGTCGTTCACCCCGTGGCTGTCCCCGTGGGGCGGCCACGAGACGTCGCCGTGGCACTTCCTGGGTGGCGAGCGGGCCCGACGGCGCTACCTGCGCCGTAACGGCCGGGAGCCGAAGAACCGGGTCGGGCACACCCTCTTCCCGGTCAGCGCCGCGCGGGCGATGCGGTGGGCCAGGGCGGCCCGGCGCGCCGGCGTGATCGAGATCGTCGACGTGCTGCCCCGGTACCACCCGGGGTGGGCGCGCTGGGTGGCCCGAGTCCCGGTGTTACGGGAGACGTTCAGCTGGAATTTCACCATCGTGCTGCGCAAGACGGCAAAACCCGACGATCGGGAGTAGGAACAAGCCGCGCAGGGGTCGCATCCGGATGTGACTCGGTAGTAACCTCTGGCAGCCGGCAAGCAGTCCGCCTGCCGAATATCCGTTCCTGAATCGTGGAGGCACTATGAGGTCCCGCGTCATCGGCGCGGCGCTGTTCGGCGTCGGTGTTCTCGCGTTGGTCTTCGCTGGCGGTCTCGCGTTCGTCGTGGCACCCCAGGTGGACCGTCTGCCGTACGACCTGGAACGCACCCAGTCCGTCGCCGAAGCGCCCAACGCCCGATTCCTGCAGATCACCGAGGGTAAGGCGGAGGTGAACCAGGGCACCCTGCGTTCGACCATCACCGTGCAGCCGGACGCCAAGGAGACCGCGAAACTGGAGGGCCCGCTCGACGGCGACGCCGTGGTGTGGCTGGTCGGCCAGGAGGTCATCCGCACCGACACCAAGGCCCTGATCAGCGCCTACAGTACGTCGCTGGCACTCGATCGGAAGACCGGCGCCGCCCTGCCGTGGAACAAGCAGTGGCTCGACACCGGCAACAACCGGCAGAGCGTCAGCTACTCGGGCCAGATCTACAAGTTCCCGTTCGGCACCGAGAAGAAGACGTACGACATCTTCGACCGGGACATCAACGCCTCCCAGCCGGCGCGCTTCGTCAAGACCGAGGAGATCAAGGGGCTGGAGACGTACCAGTTCACCCAGGAGATCCGCGACGCGACGCAGGAGCTGCCGGCCGACCGCCTCCAGCTCCTGGCGAGTCAGTTGCTGCCCGGCGCCACCACCAGCCAGGTCCGCTACAGCAACACCCGCTCCGTGTGGGTGGAGCCGACCACCGGCCAGTTCATCAAGGTGCAGGAGGCGCAGCGCAAGAGCCTCGTCGGCAACAACGGGCAGGAGGCGGTCATCCTCGACGCGGTCTTCACCTACACCGACGACACGATCGCGCGCAGCGCCGAGGCGGCCGGCTCCAACCGGCAGCTGCTCCAGATGGTCAAGCTGTGGGGCCCGCTCGCGCTCCTGGTCATCGGCCTGGCCCTGGTGATCGTCGGGCTCCTCAAGGCACTGCGCCGTCCCCGCGCGGCGGCGGTCGGCGACACCGTCCCCGAGCCCCGCTCCGGTCGCCACGCCGCCGACAAGGTGTCGACCGGGGCCGGCAAGCCGGAACGTGCGGCGCCGTCGGCCGATCGCGGCCGGCAGCAGAATTCCGACGGGTAGCACGCCGGTGCCCTGAGGTGCCGACCCGACCGGGACGGCACCTCAGGGGGCAACCTTCTGAGCGGCCATCGCGCCACCCTCGCCGCACCGCCGCACCGCCGCACCGCCGCACCGCCGCACCGCTGCACGGCATGCGCGACCGCGGGCGGGTGGTCGGCCGCGGAGGAAGTCCTTCGCAGCGGTCCCTCGGCGCCCCGGCCGGGGGCTCCGCGGCAGTCGATGCGGTGTCGATGCACCCGCACCTCGCAGGCAGCGAGGCAAGCAGCGAGCTACTCGACCCACTCGCCGCCGCGCATCACCTGGACGACGTTCAGGTCGTCGTCCAGCACCACCAGGTCGGCCCGCCAGCCGGGCAGCAGCGCACCCCGCCGGTCGCCGAGCCCGATCGCCCGGGCCGGGGTGGTCGCGGCCATCCGGCAGGCGTCCACCATCGGGATCCCGGCCGCCACCGCCGCGCGCAGCGCCGCGTCCATGGTCAGCACGCTGCCGGCGATCGCCCCCGGCGAGGAGTCGGCGGTGGCCAGCCGGACGGTACCCTCGGCCACCACCACCGGCTGGCCGCCCAGCTCGTACTCGCCGTCGGGCATCCCGGCCGCCGCCATCGCGTCGGTGATCAGGGCGGCCCGGTCCGCGCCGGC from Plantactinospora sp. BC1 carries:
- a CDS encoding glycosyltransferase family 4 protein codes for the protein MTSGPHVLFLSWRDTRHPEGGGSEVFLERVAAELAARGYRVTLFCQSHENGPALEAMAEGAHILRRGGRHTVYLYAALIYLAGTIGIGPLARRRLGRPDVIVDVCNGMPFLSRVYARRPVIVLVHHVHREQWPVVFGPRVARIGWWIESRLAVRVYRTCRYVTVSESTRRELAGLGVDPGRVAVIHNGTPDVVGPPVPRTAHPSLVVLGRLVPHKRVELALRATALLAAELPGLELVVAGQGWWNEPLRQLAADLDITERVRFTGFVPEGQKHELLCRSWVSLLPSLKEGWGLTIVEAGARGTPSVAFRAAGGVAEAMADGQTGILVNDEAQFFHAVRALLLDPDRRAEMGTAAAAYARRFTWSVSGAAFAEVVAGQLPAATSELADQRVP
- a CDS encoding substrate-binding domain-containing protein, which gives rise to MANGGLRTRPEFWPVLLLSGALVAVLGGWGASTYLERTRQEPPCAKRTTLRIAVAPSVEPPARQVARDLVARERCLDVLVQPRESADVLRDLTTRAADAAVPGTPTNPPPSTATATATAPPDAWLPESTLWLRRARAAGAFQVPAEGVSVASTPVVLSLDVRSHARLSRDRTLGWATLVAAERPPLPVALPDPTASPLGFGALVAVRALADTAQPSAGAAAIMRRLAARTVPFPGAHPVPTGPGAAESAVVSTEQDVLLAAVEGGTRQVAVYPPRPVPGPDYPYAILTAGAAREGAAAFLRGMLAAEGAAAVTGHGLRTPSGGPPAGITAGNGIRTGTYPPVPLPAEADATALINAWGGVHISARMLAVLDISGSMAARLPGSAETRISATIKAAQDGAELLLGTTELGVWEFSTNLDGERDYREVIPVGPVGPRRAEIAKALDRVRVKPNGATGLYDTTLAAYRDATRNWTAGRINMVLVLTDGKDDNASGISRAKLLDELARLRDKRRPLPILFIGVGPEIDPDELRQIARATGGRVALTPRPSGIQQIFFSALAEFSCLPPKCRR
- a CDS encoding alpha-(1->3)-arabinofuranosyltransferase family protein, which encodes MTASTRDRVSRPTPARPADATGGADPVGRRRRRLATSAGALLLVVLAVVQRPGRTTFDTKLDLAVDPIGFMARALHLWNPEAASGELQQQAYGYLFPMGPFFAAGDLLGLPPWVTQRAWSALLLCAGYLGVVLLARALRIGTEPGRLLAGLAYALAPRMLTEIGPLSAEMLPVVALPWVLLPLVAVRRIGSARRAAALSGLAVLFMGGINAAATVMALVLPVLWLATRRWDRHLAVLGAWWCVFVAGATLWWVVPLLLFGQYSLPFLDYIESSVTTTAVTSLFQAVRGTNQWVGYIVQGEPWWPAGWMLVDNPVLMVTTALVALVGLVGLALRGLPERRFLVLGVLTGLTLLTVGYLGTLDSPFAPFVRDLLDGPLAPLRNVHKFEPVLRLPLLLGLAHAASRRIARPRVRIPVAPVVAALLIVASAPAWLLMLRPGPGWTDLPGHWRQAADWLAAQDSRARTLVVPGSGFAQHTWGRTVDEPIQPLAGAPWATRHQIPLGSEGNIRVMDTVEAVLAQGRGSPALADFLARSGYRYLLVRHDIDRAASGAPPVAVIRQAIANSPGLRRAASFGPTVGVDDPQRSPVDAAESVPVIEIFAVDRAVPTVSASARADVPVVSGGPESLLGVIEQGLLDPRQPVLLTGDAESADATGPRIVTDGLRRRELNVGRMRDNVSHTLTADEATQQGRLRSDLLPFAPAGHQTVAAYEGIRSVDASSGASFADSLGGTEPSYLPFAALDGDPTTAWRSDPFEPAPGQWLEVTLDTPRRVTEVTVDFSDDLRAALPVGLVRVGTDQGEVDRAVPDTPGPHRLETLPGLTTTVRVTVLALRQGYSGGPVALRELGVPGLTAHRALRAPADLSGGPAPAYAFGRAPQERGACFTGSAGLRCDQFLARSGEEPLGVDRFFATPVPARYSLSLTARPRVNGSMPVRRPVTASASSVLAGDVSVGAGAAVDGDPATAWLAEPVDERPTLRLRWNERRTIDRLRLVAPTAPVSAVPRQVVLRTGTGATSAPVGADGWIRFPRSTTDRLDVTVTGFDGAVADSRGSAWPAPVGVAEVEVPALADLLAPADADPPVSVPCGDGPTVTLDGVGYPTSVSGTLADLRAGRSLAVTVCDDFASEWVQLPAGEHRLRTAPSAEFVVDSAALVPAGTGPAASTRSRDVRVDRWKATERTVTIGAGEAALLVVPENFNAGWTATLGGERLRAERVDGWQQAFEVPAGAGGTVTLSFAPDRPYRVGLAAGAAAVLLVGLAALPVARRRRPADGPATELSSGAGGWWIVVPLVALAVALGGAAATALLLAAMLVRLLRPGALPGIALVAGTGGIVAAVLGRMLGHGQEWVHGAVVQTAMLTAVCAVAATVAPTVGRPSRSDTGSDTDTDTGSGSDTDTELRPEPGPSPDPEQPEPEQPEPSPEQPDERPERPERPERPDEQRHRATLGRSIALFRGFLHEQSDPDRFYSLLADDSVRQLRSYVDLAGARVLDVGGGPGYFATEFRRAGAAYVGLDPAVGDFAAAGAAVSGMVRGSGTALPVRSGGVQVCYSSNVLEHVAEPEAMLDEMVRVTRAGGTVFVSFTPWLSPWGGHETSPWHFLGGERARRRYLRRNGREPKNRVGHTLFPVSAARAMRWARAARRAGVIEIVDVLPRYHPGWARWVARVPVLRETFSWNFTIVLRKTAKPDDRE
- a CDS encoding DUF3068 domain-containing protein, with product MRSRVIGAALFGVGVLALVFAGGLAFVVAPQVDRLPYDLERTQSVAEAPNARFLQITEGKAEVNQGTLRSTITVQPDAKETAKLEGPLDGDAVVWLVGQEVIRTDTKALISAYSTSLALDRKTGAALPWNKQWLDTGNNRQSVSYSGQIYKFPFGTEKKTYDIFDRDINASQPARFVKTEEIKGLETYQFTQEIRDATQELPADRLQLLASQLLPGATTSQVRYSNTRSVWVEPTTGQFIKVQEAQRKSLVGNNGQEAVILDAVFTYTDDTIARSAEAAGSNRQLLQMVKLWGPLALLVIGLALVIVGLLKALRRPRAAAVGDTVPEPRSGRHAADKVSTGAGKPERAAPSADRGRQQNSDG